The genomic interval ACGTGGCCGAGCGATCGGCCGAGCTTCTGGGTCACGTCGGCGACAACGTAGCCGGCGATCTCGCCGTCCGTCTCGGCGACGAGAAAGCCGGGTTCGCCGAGGAATCGATCGAACGCGTCGTACGGCCAGGGCTGTGAAAACGAAGCATTCTCGATGCGAACGACTGCGAGCAGATCCGCACGCTCCGCGGGTCTGATCGACACCGCCTCGCCGTCCTTGGGAGCGGGCGTCGTCACACGCAAGGGTAATGCTCCGAACGGTAAAAGGGGTACCGTCACGGCAGTCCGGCGGACGTCACTCGTCGGCGTCGTGCTCCTCGTCTTCGTCCTCGTTCTCGTCGCCGAGGTCGGTCGTCGGCTGCTCGTCCTCGGTGCCGCCGTACTGGGTCTGTTCCTCGTCCTCGTCCTCGTCCCCGTTCCCGGCGTCGGAATCGTCGGCCACGCGAATCACTCCGCCGGGATCGCGTCGATCTCGAACTCCTCGGTCAGCTCCTTCAGTTCGTCGAGGGCGCCCTGCTCCTCGCGAAGGTTCTCCTCGAGGAGGTCGGCCGCCTCGTCCATCCCGAGCTGGTCCGCCAGCGGGATCAGGTTGCCGTAGGCGGCGATTTCGTAGTGCTCGGTCTTCTCAGCGGCCGCCATGCTGTGGTAGTCCATCACGTCCTGAGCGGGGTCCATCGAAGTAAACTCCTCGTACTCCTCGAGCAGCCCCTCGATACCCTCGCACTCCTCTTTCTCCGGCGGCTCGCCGAACATGTCGAAGACGTCCTCGAGCCGGTCGATCTGGTCCTGGGTCTCCTCGCGGTGCTCCGCGAACGCCTGGGCGATCTCCTCGCGGTCGGTGTTGTTCTCTAACTCCTCGAGCGCGTCGAGCAGTTGGTGCTCCGCGTGATATATGTCCTCGAGACCGTGCTCGAACAGGTCCTGAATCGTGTCCATGCTCATGGTGTACCCACTCGGTCGTTCACCAGGCGGGCGAAAAAGCCGCAAGCCTGCGACGGCAGGCGAGAGCGTTCGATACCGGCGACGATGGGAAGGCCGTTACTCGGTCTCCGCGGCGTCCTCGACGCGGGTCGGGTGTTTCTCGAGGCCTGCCGCTAGCGCGCGGGCCTGGTCGGGCGTCAGTTCGAATTCGTCCATGTGCGTTGGGAGGTGCTCCTCGGCGAGGTTGTCGAGTTCGAGTTGCAGGCGAACGCTGTCGGGATTCTCGCGGTCGGCGGTCGCGTTCACGACGCCGACCGACTCCCACTCGAATGACTCGCCGACGGCTTTTCCGTCGACGTAATCCAGCGTCGTCGCCCCGGTGACCGATAGCAGTCGATCGGACATATGGTTTGATTCACTCGGTGTGACCACTTATGCGCCGCAACGGGCCGTATCGACGCAGATACTCGCCAGTAAATCACCAGTCCGTGCGCGCAACGCACTCACTCGACCCATGCATCCAGTTCCGAGGGCGCGCTGTCCGGGCGATCCGCCCGCCGTTCCACCTCCGCCACGCCGGTCACTCGCCAGGCCGTTTAATCCGTGACTTCCCCTGCCGTTCGAGCCAAACTTCAGAGGCAATATGCATTCATCAGGTGATCATTGTTCACAAAAGACACAGACAGTCGGCGAATCGAGCGCCTCACCTACCGGCTGTTTTTGCCACGACTAACTCGTCGAGATGCCGGACTCAATTCGGTAATAACGCGGGTCAAACCGGATCAGACGCGTCAGTGCAGTCGTCGCACCGGTATCGTTCGGCGACGGTCATCGATGACGGAGTCGGGCTGCGGCGCCGACAGTTCGTTCGTCGCCAGGCCTCCTGTTCACGTCCGAAGACGCCGAGGTAATCAGGTGTTATCGACGTCATCGGTAGATGACGGCTCGTCACACGGGGTTTCATCCCATTTCACGGTCGGGTCCGACAGACCGAACGCTCATCGATTCGTCGTTCGAAACGAGCACACCTGCGCTCGTCGTGGCGCTCGATAGTCGTCGATGACGCGCGTCTCGACACTGCTCGTTGGTGAACAGTCCGATTTTGGCGAATTATCTGTCGGAGATAGCGGCATAATCCTCCCGTAAGAGAGAGCACGGGTATCGCTTGCAGCCGAAGCGATACTTATGCCGTCAGGATTCGAAAGGGAATCCATGACTGACGCAGCCGAATGCAAACCAGAGCCGGCCGAGCAAGAAGCGGAGGAGCGTGACGACGCCCACCTCGACGACATCGAGGAAGGGGCCGGCTGTACGGAAATCTGGGAGCACCTCGCCGAGAAGCGCGACGAGTAAGTCGAGAATTTCGCCACTGCAACGACCTTTTTGAGCGCGAGTCCCTTATCGAGGTGCATGACCGACAATCGGCCCGGTGATCGCTCGCACCGCCGCGGCGAAAACGGTCGATCGATCCCGACAGACCGCGAATCCCCCGTCGGTGCACCAGTTATCCGGGGCGACGAATCGGTCACCGGGACCCGCGCCCGCGAGGCCGTCCAGTTCGACCCCGACGATCCCGAGAGTCTCGCGGACGCCGCCGAGACCGTCCGCCGGTTCGCTGCCGGCGAAACCGACGACGACCACCTCTATATGCTCCGCGGCGCGGCTGCCTGTGCCGCATTGGTCCGCGGCGAAGGCTCCTACAAGGCCGCCGCCGAACGCGCAGGCGGCGACGCCTCCGTCTCCTTCATCCGCAAGTGGGCCCGCGTCCACGACCTCCCGCGCTCGGTTCGCAAACAGGTCGCGCTCGGACAGATCGCTCCCACCGCCGCCAAACACATCGCCCGGGTCGGTGGCGAGGCCCGTCTCCTCCTCGCCTGGGCAATCCTCGACGGCGATCTCACCGTCCGCGACGTCCGCAGCGTTGCCAGCGCGGTCAACGACGGCACACCGATCGACCAGGCCCTCGCGGATCACGACGTGGCGCTCGGCGAACTCGAACTGACGCTGTCGCCGCCGATATACCGCGATCTCCGGCGTCGCGCGTCCATCGAAGGCGCTGATCCCGGCCAGCTCGTCACCGAAGCCCTCGAACAGTATTTCGAATAACGATACCGGTGTGCTCGACCGACGAAGAAAGAAACGTTTAACCGCTACTCACCGGAATGTGAAATCACAGGGCCGGTAGCTCAGTCTGGCAGAGCGTCTGGCTTTTAACCAGACGGTCGCGTGTTCAAATCGCGCCCGGCCCGCTTTCCTATCGCGAACAAATCCGTGAGCGACAGGTGACGGAATCGGCGAGATTCTGGATAGCGAAGCAAGGGCGTGAGGCCTATTTTGTAACACTCTCACTACGTTCATTGAATCTCGAGTTTCGGTGGCGTTCCTCGTCGCCGATTAATTCGCTCGCGTAGGGCGTCATTGTCTGGATCTTCGCGTTCTTCCCGTGGCTGTTGAACTCGTACACATCACAGAACGCGTGCGCTCGTCCGCTCGCCAATTGCAACGTTCCGTCTACCGCAGCGGTAGCACCGTGCGTGATTATCTGATCACTAGTCAGTTTCACAACGTCGACATCCGTTAGTTGCTCTACGGCTGTCGCGAAGTTATCGACGTCCGCCAGAGTCACGGTGATCCGCATTTCGCCCGCAAATCCCGGGTCGTCCGACTCGAACTCGACAACCTCCACGATCCGCTCGTCGGGTACTAGCGTGACGAACCGCCCGTGATGGGTGTCAGTGTCCTCGGTCGTTTTCCCACCACCCCCGTCCGGGGAGTCCGCGACGTCCCGATATCTGAGCGACACCCTGAACTCGCCGCCTTCGCGGGGATCGAAGCGGTGAACATGAGCGTTCATCCCTTCCGGCGGGAGCCACGTGGCCACCGCGTTGGGGTCGAGGAACGACCGGTAGACATCCGTTCGCGGGGCGTCGATTACCCGGGAGACCACTGTGCTCGGATCCTCGGTGGAGTCGTGGCCCCTGCCCGACTTATCTGGCATGCGCCTCCTCTAGCGTCTGAATGTCGATTTTCCCCATCTGAAGCATTGCCTTCGTGGCTCGGCCCGCTTTTTCGGTGTCCTCGTCACGCAGGAGTTCGGGCAGAACCGTTGGGACGACCTGCCAGGACACGCCGTACCTGTCTTTGAGCCAGCCGCACTGTCCCTCCTCGCCGCCGTCGGCCGTGAGTGACTCCCAGAAGTAGTCGACCTCCTCCTGGTCCGCACAGTCGACGATGAACGAGATCGCCTCGGTGAAGTCGAAGCCGTGTTCTCTCGCGCTGTCCATCGCCGCAAAGCGCTGGCTGCAAAGTGTGAAGTCGGCGAACATGACCGTTCCCTCCTTGTCTGGTTGCTGATCCGGGCTATAGCGGGCGACGTCGTTGACTTCGGCGCCGTCGAACACCGACGTGTAGTACGCCATCGCCTCCTCGGCCTGACCGCACCGCTCACCGACGAACATCAGCGATGGGACGATTTTCCGCTCCGAGATGGAGCCGTCGTGAATCACCTGCCACGACACGCCGTATTCGTCTTCTGTCCAGCCGTACCGGACGCTGAAGGGGTAGGAATCGAGCGGCATCAGTTCCTCACCGCCCCTCGACAACTGCGCCCAGAGCTCCTCCACTGCCGCTGTCGTGGGACAGTTGACGATGAACGAGATTGCCGGAGTGAACTCGAACTGGGGACCGCCGTTGAGTGCGACGAACGACTGACTCTCTAACTCGAAGTTGATCGTCAGGACGCCCCCTACTGGTCGACCCAACGCTTCCGCTGACGCCTCGTCGTACCGGCTAGTGGGTCCGATTGACGAGTCGTCGAATATACTCGTATACCGGTTCACCGCATCCTCCGCGTCGCCGTCGAACCATAGGTTCGGGGTGATCTTCTGCATGGGTTCACCTCTCCCCGTGTACTGACGGTTTGATCCGTGACGAAACTGTTCTCGGTTCGATTTGACGGGTAATTGTCGGCATTGTCGTGTCTCCTGTCGTGGCTTCACTCCGTCGCCAGTTTATCTATCTGCTCGGCCATCTCGTCTTGGGCTTCCTTCCAGGCGGGGTAGGTGCTCTCGACCTTCTTGCGACCGTCCGGCGTCAGCTTCAGTTTGTGGACTCTGGCTTCCGATTTGGCTTCCGTGACCCATCCCTCGTCTGTGAGGCGGTTCGCGCTTCGGGAGAGTGATGTTCGTTCGAGTCCGAGCAGGTCGGCGAGGTCGCTCAGCGGCGACGGCCCCTTCAGGGCCAGCGCGGCGAGAATGGAGAACTGCGTCGCCCGCAGTCCGCGGGGGCGGAGTTTTTCCTCGTAGCGTCGGGTTATTTCCCGTGCTCGCTTGCGTGCCGCGAGACAGTGGCAGTCCTTCGTGGCGGAGAGATCCACGAGACTGATACGCATAGCGTGTATATGCACGTTTCTACCCCTAAGATCCGTTAAACCGGTCTATCAACCCAACAGAATGGTGATGCGAAACGGCGGTCGCCTCAGCGGTCGGTGGCGCCGACGTAGTGCGACGAGAACACGGTCGCCTCGATCTTCCGGAGGTGCTCGCCGACGGTCGTCTCGGGGAGGGCGAACGCGAGTTCGAGTGACGAGTCGTACCGCTCGCGTTCGATGGCGTTGATCGCCTGGCGGGTGACTCCGACAGCGTCAGCGGGAGCACCCTGACTCGATCCCCGCCGTTTTCGATACTGGGCAGGACGTTATTCATCGACGATGGCGGGCCAGGACCAAGAGCACGACCCAGACCACGAACAGCGTCGCGAGGAGCATAGCAACCGGCGTATGCCACACAGGCCATTCGATGTACTCGACGCTTCACGCAGCGTGAGCGCCGGGAAGACGAGCCCAAATTGTTTAACCTATTGGTTTAATATATCGCGAGCTGTATGCTTAACCGGATGGTTGAACAACAGCCGGACGATCTGGATCTCGACGCGGTCTTCAAGGCGCTGGGCCACCCAATCCGTCGAGAAATCCTCGAACAGCTCGCCGACGGCCCCGAGAGCGTCAGTGAGCTGGCCGAACCCCACGACGTGTCGCTGGCAGCGGTCTCGAAGCACCTGCGCGTACTAGAGGACGCGGGGCTCCTCGACGTCGAGGAAGACGGTCGGGTTCGACGGTGCCACCTCGATGCTGCGCCGCTGAGCGACGCGTTCGGGTGGCTGACCCGGTACCGTGTCCTCTGGGAAGACCGCTTCGACGCGCTGGCCGACCATCTGGAGGAAGACGAAACATGACTAACAACGACACCGAACACGGAGAATCGACGACTGACGAGCGGAGTATCACGGTGAGTCGCGTGATCGAGGCCCCACCTAAGCGGGTCTACGACGCCTTCCTCGACCCGGACGAGCTCGCCCAGTGGTTCCCTCCGACTGGCTTCAGCGCGGAGGTCCACCACCTCGAGCCAGAGGTGGGCGGGACCTACCGCATCACGTTCACGGGCGAGACCGAGGAGTTCTCCGATATGAGTCACTCCTTCGGCGGCATCTTCCAGGAACTCGAGCCAGGCGAGCGAATCGTCTACACCGACTCGTTCGAAACCGACGACCCGGGAATGGCCGGCGAGATGACCACCACGGTCACCTTCGAGGAAGTCCCCGATGGGACCGAGGTCACCGTCCGCCATGCGGGGATTCCCGAGGCCATTCCCCCGAGCGACGCCAACGAAGGCTGGATCGACTCGCTCGAAAACCTCGCGGATGTCGTCGAGGAGGCGTAACCATGAGGAAACTCGTCGTCAGCGAGTTCCTGACGCTCGACGGCGTGATGCAGGCCCCGGGCGCCCCCGACGAGGACACCGAAGACGGGTTCGAGCACGGCGGCTGGCAGGTGCCGTACTTCGACGACGTGGACCCGGCCGTCGCCGACGGGCTCGCCGCCGCAGACGCGCTCGTGCTCGGCCGGAAGACGTACGAGATCTTCGCGTCGTACTGGCCGACCGCGAGCGAAGAGAGCCCTTCACTGAGCGGATGAACAGAAATGAAAGAAAAAGGATCTGAGAATTGGATTGTATCTGAGATCGATCTTTGAACGGGCACTGTCTAGTTAAGCACCTCCGCTGGTGTTTGTCCGTTGAATGATTGGTGAGTCCGTTGTGTGTTGTAGTAGTGTACGAACTGTTCAAGCCATTCTCTAACGCTGGCCCGACTGCCCACCCATGAGTTATGGAAGCGGTCGATTCGCATTTTGAGCGTGTGAAACCATTTTTCGATCAGGTTTCGATCACCATAGTCGAGCTGACCGCTCAATCCGAATCGAGAGAGGGCAGTCAGATAGCCGTAGCCATCGACGAGA from Natrinema salifodinae carries:
- a CDS encoding VOC family protein: MQKITPNLWFDGDAEDAVNRYTSIFDDSSIGPTSRYDEASAEALGRPVGGVLTINFELESQSFVALNGGPQFEFTPAISFIVNCPTTAAVEELWAQLSRGGEELMPLDSYPFSVRYGWTEDEYGVSWQVIHDGSISERKIVPSLMFVGERCGQAEEAMAYYTSVFDGAEVNDVARYSPDQQPDKEGTVMFADFTLCSQRFAAMDSAREHGFDFTEAISFIVDCADQEEVDYFWESLTADGGEEGQCGWLKDRYGVSWQVVPTVLPELLRDEDTEKAGRATKAMLQMGKIDIQTLEEAHAR
- a CDS encoding SRPBCC domain-containing protein, yielding MPDKSGRGHDSTEDPSTVVSRVIDAPRTDVYRSFLDPNAVATWLPPEGMNAHVHRFDPREGGEFRVSLRYRDVADSPDGGGGKTTEDTDTHHGRFVTLVPDERIVEVVEFESDDPGFAGEMRITVTLADVDNFATAVEQLTDVDVVKLTSDQIITHGATAAVDGTLQLASGRAHAFCDVYEFNSHGKNAKIQTMTPYASELIGDEERHRNSRFNERSESVTK
- a CDS encoding DUF6360 family protein, which produces MSDRLLSVTGATTLDYVDGKAVGESFEWESVGVVNATADRENPDSVRLQLELDNLAEEHLPTHMDEFELTPDQARALAAGLEKHPTRVEDAAETE
- a CDS encoding MarR family winged helix-turn-helix transcriptional regulator, translated to MDLSATKDCHCLAARKRAREITRRYEEKLRPRGLRATQFSILAALALKGPSPLSDLADLLGLERTSLSRSANRLTDEGWVTEAKSEARVHKLKLTPDGRKKVESTYPAWKEAQDEMAEQIDKLATE
- a CDS encoding ferritin-like domain-containing protein; the encoded protein is MSMDTIQDLFEHGLEDIYHAEHQLLDALEELENNTDREEIAQAFAEHREETQDQIDRLEDVFDMFGEPPEKEECEGIEGLLEEYEEFTSMDPAQDVMDYHSMAAAEKTEHYEIAAYGNLIPLADQLGMDEAADLLEENLREEQGALDELKELTEEFEIDAIPAE
- a CDS encoding ArsR/SmtB family transcription factor, with translation MVEQQPDDLDLDAVFKALGHPIRREILEQLADGPESVSELAEPHDVSLAAVSKHLRVLEDAGLLDVEEDGRVRRCHLDAAPLSDAFGWLTRYRVLWEDRFDALADHLEEDET
- a CDS encoding DUF7119 family protein translates to MTDNRPGDRSHRRGENGRSIPTDRESPVGAPVIRGDESVTGTRAREAVQFDPDDPESLADAAETVRRFAAGETDDDHLYMLRGAAACAALVRGEGSYKAAAERAGGDASVSFIRKWARVHDLPRSVRKQVALGQIAPTAAKHIARVGGEARLLLAWAILDGDLTVRDVRSVASAVNDGTPIDQALADHDVALGELELTLSPPIYRDLRRRASIEGADPGQLVTEALEQYFE
- the rimI gene encoding ribosomal protein S18-alanine N-acetyltransferase, whose amino-acid sequence is MTTPAPKDGEAVSIRPAERADLLAVVRIENASFSQPWPYDAFDRFLGEPGFLVAETDGEIAGYVVADVTQKLGRSLGHVKDIAVHPDHRGDGVGSALMSRSLGVLAAHGADTVKLEVRRSNDGAKRLYREFGFEPLRRVPGYYGNGEDAIVMLRNLD
- a CDS encoding SRPBCC domain-containing protein encodes the protein MTNNDTEHGESTTDERSITVSRVIEAPPKRVYDAFLDPDELAQWFPPTGFSAEVHHLEPEVGGTYRITFTGETEEFSDMSHSFGGIFQELEPGERIVYTDSFETDDPGMAGEMTTTVTFEEVPDGTEVTVRHAGIPEAIPPSDANEGWIDSLENLADVVEEA